The following is a genomic window from candidate division KSB1 bacterium.
AATCTGATCGGGCAATCGTGTTAAAGTAAAAACTTGCTCTAAATTCCGATTCACTTTTCTCAGATTGGTCAAGTATTTCATGCAAATGAACTTGCCATACCCGGTATAAGAATCCGGAGATAAGCCCAATTCCGCATATATGTATTTTAACTTTACGATAATGGCGTGCTAAATTACCGCCTTCCGCCTCCCTGTCTTTCTTTTCGGGGACGGGCTTCATTGACAGTAAGGGTTGATCCCTTCAAGTCCTTGCCGTTTAAACCATCGATCGCCGCCTGTCCATCTTTGTCAGAAGCCATCTCAACAAATGCAAAGCCCCGGGATTTGTTGGTGTATTTGTCTTTAATTACATTGACGGATGTAACCGGGCCAAAAGCCTCAAATACTTTTTTCAGATCATCCTCTGTAATATTTTCTGCCAAATTTCCGATATAAATATTCATGTTCTATTTCCTTTCTGTTTAAAGTTTGCTGATGAATCATTGGTTCTTTGTAACGGTTTGTACATCAATCATCTTTTCTGATTTCTATGCAGCGAACTTTATTTCTCAGTCTGCAATTGCATTCGTGATAGAATACTGTCTTTAAAAAGCAGTTCTGTTTGTTCCTGTTGAAAGCGCTTTTGGGCTATAATTTCTTCATCAATATGCTTTATTATGAACATTGACTGGCGATGAAAATGGATAAACATGGCTGAAAGACTGACAGCCGGTTCAATTGCCCGAGCGTTTTTCAAGAGAACTCTGAATAACATTTTATAATAGGACCAAGCTGTTTGTCTGTCTTTGCCCAATTTGAGGCTCACCTTGATAAAGGCCATTCCTGTTTTCAACCATCTGAAAAATCCCGGTTTAAATTTAGGAATCCATTCCAATTGAAAAGCGGTGGTGGTAACTCTATCAAAATAATTTTCCGGATCATAAATAAACTTTTCAATACAAAGGTAATCGTTCAGTATATTGAGCCTGGGTCTGTCTGTCATAAAATTCAAACCGGTTGTAGTTTGATCAATTAATATCTGGTTTTCTTTCTCCGCAGAACTGTATTCAAACAATCTGCCCTGATTCATTAAGCGTTTTGACAATCTGGTGTTTGGCAGTGCGTATAAAAGCCCAAGCATGGCCATGGAGATACCTGAATCCTGTATACAACGAATCATGTTATCAGCGATCTGATTGCTCTCCTGATCGAATCCAATAATAAAACCTGCATTAACAATCATACCATATGAAGAGATCGTTTTCACGACTGCACTTGTAGATTTATTTATATTTTCATTTTTATTCGCCATTATTAAAGCGCTTTCTTCCGGTGTTTCAATCCCTATGAAAACATATCTGAAATCCACATCACGCATCATTTGCATCAGACTTTCATCGTCTACCAGATTGATTGAACATTCAGTTGAGAAATAGAATGGATAGCGGGTTTGTTCGGACCATTCCCTGATGTCAGTCAAAAGTTTTTTAACATTCTTTTTATGTCCAATGAAATTATCATCTACAATATCAATATGTCCACGATACCCCAAATTGTAAAGTGTCTGCAGTTCCAGTAAAACCTGCTCAGACGTCTTGGTTCTCGGATTTCTGCCAAACAATTCAACAATATTGCAAAACTCACAATGAAACGGGCAGCCTCTGGAATATTGAATGCCCATTTGTAAATAATCCCGAAATCGTATTAAATCAAAGCGGGGTACAACAGCCTCTGTCATATCGGCTTTTTCAATTGATTGGTATTGACCCCGATGCAAGCCTTTTTCCAGGTCAGCGATAAAAAGAGGAATGGTCACTTCCCCTTCTCCAAGCACAAGATAGTCGGCAGATTGATACAATTCAGGCTGAGAGGTCGGATCCGGTCCACCTACCACAACAGGCAAATTAAACTGGTGGGCTCGGTCAATCAGGGATAACATGTTGGGTTGCTGAGGCAACATACCTCCGAGGCACACAATATCCGCCCATTCAAAGTGCTCATCAAGAACCGGTGTAATATTCGCATCCACAAGTTTAAAAATCCAGTGTTGCGGCAGCAATGCAGCCACGGTCAAGAGACCCAACGGTGCGGAAGGATACTTGGCTCCAATAATTTTACACACATCCACATAGTTCCAAAAGCTGAATTCGGAAAATTCTGATTGTATAATCAGGCATTTGGACTTGTTTTCAATTAATTTTCTCACGATTCAATTCTCATTCAAAGAAAATATTTCATTTTTTAAAATAAACAAAACCTGTCACCATTCCCGGTTTGCTATCACAATCCACGAATAATATCTATAATGATCTGTTCAGAAGGCGCCTCGATACATTTTTTCTCTAAACCTGACTGATAAATGTAGAGCGCTTTACTTTCCAGAGTTAATATTAATATTCTCAACAGAGGGTGTTCCTCGATCAATTGACAGCAGATTCTGGGATTGCCGTTCGTTTTAAGGGGTGTGATAATCACCACATCCGCAGAGGTTATTCGCAGGGCAAATATGAGCTCAATAGGATCAATAACTTCACCCACAAGCTTCATATCCGGCTGGCGTTTAATCAGGTTTTGAATCACTTCTGACAACAATTTGGGTCGGCTCGAAAGCATCACATTTATCTGAGGCATGGCATTATCTCATTTAATCGTACGAACACAATGTCCACATAAATGTGCAGAAAGTCAATAGACCGAAAGGTTCAAAAAAGGTCTATAATAGGGACCAGTCCTCTGATGGATTGAATTGTTTTTTGGTGGGAAAAGTACTGGTACTTTGCTTTTATTTCAAGAGTTTTCTTTCACGGGCATATTGTACCGTTTCAAAGCGATTGTGCAGTTGCAGTTTATCAAGGATATTATGGATATGATTTTTTACCGTTTGTGTTTCTATAAAAAGCCTGGCGGCGATTTCCTTGTTAGACAGACCTTCGGCGATTAGATTAACGACATCAATTTCGCGCAAAGTCAGTCTGACGGAATCGAATGGTATTTTTTCGTTGACTTTGCTTGTCAATTCTGCAATTCGGGAAAAGAGTGAAGCAGCCATCCGGGGTGAACAAAAAGCTTCATTATTGTGGACTGAACGAATGGTCTCGACAAGATGTTCAAATGGGGATTCTTTTAATATATAGCCGGTTGCACCGGCTTCGATACATGCCATGATTTCATCTGTCAGATCAATCAACCCAAGAATAATCACTTTTATTTGCGGAAAATTTTTGTGAAGAATTTGAGTTACTTCCAGTCCGTCTTTTTCAGGCATACCGATATCAATAAGCGCCACTGCGGGTTGGGAGCTTTTAATAAGTTCCACAGCTTTAGAGCCGTTGGGCGCCGTCCCCACAATGATAAAATCATCCTGATCACCCAACATCGTCTCAAGGCCTTTAAGAAGCAGGGCATTATCATCTGCAATGAAAATGCGGATCGGTGTTTTATTCATAATAGCCAATTTCGTGTGAAATACTTTTATCTACCTGTCAATTAATAGAATATAATGATTCATACTTTGAAATCAAATCTATAATAGAACTTTCTGTTCCCCGGCCGCCGCAAAATGCGCGATTTTGCCTCAAAATGCTGTAATTTATTATTTTATATTTTAAATGCATGCCGAGTGAAATATTTTTCTGTAAAACATGTTACTTGGAATGTTCAGTAAAATTTACGGGTGGGATGGTACAGCCCTGGTGTCTGTCGAGAATACGGGTACAGCCTGAGCGCTGTTTGAATTTACTGATCAAAGCACCCGAGTAATCGAACAGTACTCTAGTATGTACTGATGGGGCGCTTTTTTGGGTTCGCATGGGTTCTATAGATATTTTGTCCCTACGGGACAGGTTTGTGAGGTGTCATGAATGAAGGGCATGTAAAGTTCAAATTACCCTTACAATGAAATATCGAGGTTACAAAACCTGGAATATTCAAATCCGGGAAACACTCGATATGCTGATTCTTCAATGATGCACAATCCCCGTCCCGGCAGGGACGGTATATCTATAGCAATATCCATCAAACGAAAACAGGCGTCCCGCAGGGACGCAATAAGACCAATTTTAATCAGGGTGTGAAAAACCCTTTCCAGAACATCCCGGAATCAATCGTTTGCAGCCTTGACTGCCTTTTCCGGCCTATGACACCCCTGACGGGGTGCTTTTTTTGGGTTCGCATGGGTTCTATAAATATTTTGTCCCTACGGGACAGGCTCCCGATAGTCGGGACAGGTTTATGAGGTATCATGAATGAAGGGCATGTAAAGCTCAAATTACCCTTACAATGAAATATCGAGGTTACAAAACCTGGAATATTCAAATCCGGGAAACACTCGATATGCTGATTCTTCAATGATGCACAATCCCCGTCCCGGTAGGGACGGTATATCTATAGCAATATCCATCAAACGAAAACAGGCGTCCCGTAGGGACGCAATAAGACCAATTTTAATCAGGGTGTGAAAAACCCTTTCCAGAACATCCCGGAATCAATCATTCGCAGCATTGACTGGCGGTTCCGGCCTATGGCGCCCCTGAAGGGGTGCTTTTTTTGGGTTCGCATGGGTTCTATAAATATTTTGTCCCTACGGGACAGCTTCCCGATAACCGGGACAGATTTATGAGGTATCATGAATGAAGGGCATGTAAAGTTCAAATTACCCTTACAATGAAATATCGAGGTTACAAAACCTGGGATATTCAAATCCGGGAAACACTCGATATGCTGAATCTTCAATGCTGCACAATCCTCGTCCCGGAAGGGGCGGTATATCTATAGCAATATCCATCAAACGAAAACAGGCGTCCCGGAGGGACGCAATAAGACCAATTTTAATCAGGGTGTGAAAAACCCTTTCCAGAACATCCCGGAATCAATCGTTTGCAGCCTTGACTGCCTTTTCCGGCCTATGGCACCCCTGACGGGGTGCTTTTTTTGGGTTCGCATGGGTTCTATAGATATTTTGTCCCTACGGGACAGGTTGGGTGATACCGGGATTGAATGCAACAATGGAGCGTAGCCGCACCGCTCGCTCTGCGCCCAAATTTTATGGACTGGGCGCTGCTTTTGTTCAAAAGCTGTGCAATGCAGAGCATTGCCATTGCATATGGATGGGCTGATTGTCATTTGACAGGCATCACGAGCTGGAGGATCGTGACGAGATTAAAAAATGTCTCCCACCCTTTTAAATACATTTTTGCTCTCTCCAGCGGCTTTGATTCTGAATCGAAAAATAACTGCCCGTAGCCGCCCGTCCGGTTTCGCCGGTCGATATTGATTTCGTAAACAAGTTGCAAACAAGGTGTGATAAAGCCATTTATAAGTTATTGTATATCATTAATATAAATCAAATTTTAAAAGTACTGCAGTACATACTGTTCGAGATCAAACCGTCCGGCAGACACTATTTCCACGGTTGTTCAAGAATCGCCTTGATAAATTCGCTTTTCGCATCTGTATAAGCGTCGCGGTCATGTTTGTATTGTGCAGCCAGTTTCTCCTTGAGACGGGCATAATCGTTGGCAATCGGGGGATGTGCAATCAGAATGTCCCGGAATCGTAATTCATCCCACTCACCGGGATAGCGCACCTGTACGTGGAACGGCTGGCCCTGATAACCCGCCGGAGTATAGCCTTTGACGCACAGGAGGTGCGGCGGTGGATTCTCAAGTTTGCGGATAATGTCATATCCCAGATCCTGCATCATGTCGGTCACTCTTTTCACATCGCAGTCACGGGTGATTTGCAGCAGAATATCAATGACCGGCTTTGCGCGCAATCCGGGCACAGACGTGCTGCCGATATGATCGATGCAGTGAATAGGCTCACCGAATCTCGCCCGGACACGGGCGCATTCCTGTTCATACAAAAGCCGCCAATTCGGATTCGGTTCGGCAATTTCGACCGGAAACAGTCTGCCCAGTTCTTTGGAATTCATATTGTGCAAAGATTGATGCATTTAGGTTCTCTTTAAAATAAACAACTCTATGTTTTGGGATAAGGAGTTTGAGATAATTGTTACAGGGTATAAGGTATGTGGTTCGAGGTCCGGGATAATCATTGCTGCCAGAACTCTCTGGTGAACAATACCAGCACGGTGTACAGCTCCAGCCGACCGATCATCATGGCGAATGACAAAATCCATTTTATAGTGTCCGGAAAAAACTGGTAATTGAGTGTCGGACCGATTTTACCGAAACCGGGGCCGATATTGCCCAGCGTGACCAGAGCGGTGGAAAATGAGGTCAACAGATCATTGTCGGCGGCAGCCACGGCCAGAGTGATGAGCAGCAGGATAAAG
Proteins encoded in this region:
- a CDS encoding RNA-binding protein; protein product: MNIYIGNLAENITEDDLKKVFEAFGPVTSVNVIKDKYTNKSRGFAFVEMASDKDGQAAIDGLNGKDLKGSTLTVNEARPRKERQGGGRR
- a CDS encoding B12-binding domain-containing radical SAM protein translates to MRKLIENKSKCLIIQSEFSEFSFWNYVDVCKIIGAKYPSAPLGLLTVAALLPQHWIFKLVDANITPVLDEHFEWADIVCLGGMLPQQPNMLSLIDRAHQFNLPVVVGGPDPTSQPELYQSADYLVLGEGEVTIPLFIADLEKGLHRGQYQSIEKADMTEAVVPRFDLIRFRDYLQMGIQYSRGCPFHCEFCNIVELFGRNPRTKTSEQVLLELQTLYNLGYRGHIDIVDDNFIGHKKNVKKLLTDIREWSEQTRYPFYFSTECSINLVDDESLMQMMRDVDFRYVFIGIETPEESALIMANKNENINKSTSAVVKTISSYGMIVNAGFIIGFDQESNQIADNMIRCIQDSGISMAMLGLLYALPNTRLSKRLMNQGRLFEYSSAEKENQILIDQTTTGLNFMTDRPRLNILNDYLCIEKFIYDPENYFDRVTTTAFQLEWIPKFKPGFFRWLKTGMAFIKVSLKLGKDRQTAWSYYKMLFRVLLKNARAIEPAVSLSAMFIHFHRQSMFIIKHIDEEIIAQKRFQQEQTELLFKDSILSRMQLQTEK
- a CDS encoding response regulator transcription factor — translated: MNKTPIRIFIADDNALLLKGLETMLGDQDDFIIVGTAPNGSKAVELIKSSQPAVALIDIGMPEKDGLEVTQILHKNFPQIKVIILGLIDLTDEIMACIEAGATGYILKESPFEHLVETIRSVHNNEAFCSPRMAASLFSRIAELTSKVNEKIPFDSVRLTLREIDVVNLIAEGLSNKEIAARLFIETQTVKNHIHNILDKLQLHNRFETVQYARERKLLK
- a CDS encoding GrpB family protein gives rise to the protein MHQSLHNMNSKELGRLFPVEIAEPNPNWRLLYEQECARVRARFGEPIHCIDHIGSTSVPGLRAKPVIDILLQITRDCDVKRVTDMMQDLGYDIIRKLENPPPHLLCVKGYTPAGYQGQPFHVQVRYPGEWDELRFRDILIAHPPIANDYARLKEKLAAQYKHDRDAYTDAKSEFIKAILEQPWK